From the genome of Papaver somniferum cultivar HN1 chromosome 2, ASM357369v1, whole genome shotgun sequence, one region includes:
- the LOC113353899 gene encoding S-norcoclaurine synthase 2-like codes for MRYEFVNEIEVDASADEVWAIYSSPTFCKLVVQILSGILESKDVVEGDGRNVGSILRVVFLPGHVPRMYKEKFVTIDNKKRLKEIQMIEGGYLEMGFTSCMLSFEILVKESNLCVIKTVTKYEISDEVATGVTAHLNNSLVHGSVWLEGFADISHSRKQAV; via the exons ATGAGGTATGAGTTTGTAAATGAGATCGAGGTTGATGCCTCCGCAGATGAGGTTTGGGCAATATATAGCTCTCCTACTTTCTGTAAGTTAGTTGTGCAAATACTTTCAGGTATTCTGGAAAGCAAAGATGTCGTGGAAGGTGATGGTCGTAACGTCGGTAGTATACTGCGTGTTGTGTTCCTTCCTG GACATGTTCCACGGATGTACAAGGAGAAATTTGTCACTATCGACAACAAGAAGCGTCTTAAGGAGatacaaatgattgaaggagggtACTTGGAAATGGGGTTTACATCCTGCATGCTAAGCTTCGAAATTCTTGTGAAGGAAAGCAATCTATGTGTCATCAAAACAGTTACAAAATATGAAATCAGTGATGAAGTCGCTACTGGTGTTACTGCTCATCTTAACAACTCTCTGGTACATGGGTCAGTTTGGCTCGAGGGGTTTGCGGACATATCGCACAGCAGAAAGCAGGCAGTATAG
- the LOC113349033 gene encoding uncharacterized protein LOC113349033 isoform X3: MIKSISMGVEEESLDFELNITSFLFEEQIDDKLEVNSLFSRSTGEFTQKSPISPVPDEDNFQATSKTHFSSAVGAKPASHKFEFIPSSSDGHKENLMFLHYQEGKPFNPEANFVVGFQSNRVASHEVNNFNTFSQNNNRIENSRELNVLKKLSSVECLDCCLDFDRILFDLGKDKLKFDPILGFPYCVGFQFLDRLYREIVLKLAYDSGYQSDGFSSDSIVRLLANYGVRNNDRLYLYAFFYVIVLNWLILEGYCGDTRILLDTMLPQSIFLWTEFMLARETKYWVAQNIFDQSLVGNISFTVHMEEVQECFVTSTSNSSQNLLNCISVKVGGLCYTSARSGKYFCDSPVLARTLFDRGKLFEAINRNLFAELSYRYSITSHGGGHILCLLEERIFTGKVLWLLLVVVSLEQL, from the exons ATGATCAAATCCATTTCCATGGGTGTCGAAGAGGAATCTCTCGATTTCGAGTTGAATATTACTTCGTTTTTATTTGAGGAACAAATTGATGATAAGTTGGAAGTAAATTCCCTTTTTTCAAGATCAACGGGTGAGTTCACTCAAAAATCTCCAATTTCCCCAGTACCAGATGAAGATAATTTCCAAGCTACATCTAAAACTCACTTCTCTTCTGCAGTTGGAGCTAAACCCGCGTCTCACAAATTCGAATTCATTCCTTCTTCTAGTGACGGCCATAAGGAGAATTTGATGTTTCTGCATTACCAAGAAGGTAAACCCTTCAATCCTGAAGCTAATTTTGTGGTGGGTTTTCAAAGTAATAGAGTTGCATCTCATGAGGTAAATAATTTCAATACATTCagtcagaataataatagaattGAGAATTCGCGGGAGTTGAATGTTTTGAAGAAACTGTCTAGTGTAGAATGTTTAGATTGTTGTCTTGATTTTGATCGAATCTTATTTGATCTTGGAAAAGACAAATTGAAGTTTGATCCTATATTGGGGTTTCCTTATTGCGTGGGTTTTCAATTTTTGGATAGATTGTATAGGGAAATTGTTCTAAAGCTTGCTTATGACAGTGGGTATCAATCAGATGGGTTTTCTAGTGATTCAATTGTTCGTCTGCTAGCTAATTATGGTGTTAGAAATAATGATAGACTCTATTTGTATGCATTTTTTTATGTAATTGTTCTTAATTGGTTAATTTTGGAAGGTTACTGTGGTGATactagaatattgttggatacaATGTTACCGCAAAGTATTTTTCTCTGGACTGAATTTATGCTGGCTAGGGAAACTAAATATTGGGTTGCACAAAACATATTTGATCAATCGCTGGTTGGAAATATCAGTTTTACAGTTCATATGGAAGAGGTTCAGGAATGTTTTGTTACATCAACTTCAAATTCAAGTCAGAATCTACTAAACTGCATAAGTGTGAAGGTTGGTGGATTATGTTATACGTCTGCGAGAAGTGGAAAATATTTCTGCGATAGCCCGGTTCTCGCTAGAACGCTATTTGATCGAGGGAAGTTGTTTGAAGCTATCAATAG GAATCTGTTTGCGGAATTGTCATACAGATATAGTATCACGAGTCATGGTGGCGGTCATATTTTGTGTTTGCTCGAG GAGCGAATTTTCACCGGGAAAGTACTATGGTTATTACTAGTTGTGGTGTCGTTGGAACAACTATAG
- the LOC113349033 gene encoding uncharacterized protein LOC113349033 isoform X1, protein MIKSISMGVEEESLDFELNITSFLFEEQIDDKLEVNSLFSRSTGEFTQKSPISPVPDEDNFQATSKTHFSSAVGAKPASHKFEFIPSSSDGHKENLMFLHYQEGKPFNPEANFVVGFQSNRVASHEVNNFNTFSQNNNRIENSRELNVLKKLSSVECLDCCLDFDRILFDLGKDKLKFDPILGFPYCVGFQFLDRLYREIVLKLAYDSGYQSDGFSSDSIVRLLANYGVRNNDRLYLYAFFYVIVLNWLILEGYCGDTRILLDTMLPQSIFLWTEFMLARETKYWVAQNIFDQSLVGNISFTVHMEEVQECFVTSTSNSSQNLLNCISVKVGGLCYTSARSGKYFCDSPVLARTLFDRGKLFEAINRYSYHTTSNSHLSFGILIFSLLEVIRRYSCYVKCSSKSFLDTLSSCVFFILWKILKDEYNGDSFYELILQHGYQLDSRLINSITFVLVEECDNFYDRNLFAELSYRYSITSHGGGHILCLLEERIFTGKVLWLLLVVVSLEQL, encoded by the exons ATGATCAAATCCATTTCCATGGGTGTCGAAGAGGAATCTCTCGATTTCGAGTTGAATATTACTTCGTTTTTATTTGAGGAACAAATTGATGATAAGTTGGAAGTAAATTCCCTTTTTTCAAGATCAACGGGTGAGTTCACTCAAAAATCTCCAATTTCCCCAGTACCAGATGAAGATAATTTCCAAGCTACATCTAAAACTCACTTCTCTTCTGCAGTTGGAGCTAAACCCGCGTCTCACAAATTCGAATTCATTCCTTCTTCTAGTGACGGCCATAAGGAGAATTTGATGTTTCTGCATTACCAAGAAGGTAAACCCTTCAATCCTGAAGCTAATTTTGTGGTGGGTTTTCAAAGTAATAGAGTTGCATCTCATGAGGTAAATAATTTCAATACATTCagtcagaataataatagaattGAGAATTCGCGGGAGTTGAATGTTTTGAAGAAACTGTCTAGTGTAGAATGTTTAGATTGTTGTCTTGATTTTGATCGAATCTTATTTGATCTTGGAAAAGACAAATTGAAGTTTGATCCTATATTGGGGTTTCCTTATTGCGTGGGTTTTCAATTTTTGGATAGATTGTATAGGGAAATTGTTCTAAAGCTTGCTTATGACAGTGGGTATCAATCAGATGGGTTTTCTAGTGATTCAATTGTTCGTCTGCTAGCTAATTATGGTGTTAGAAATAATGATAGACTCTATTTGTATGCATTTTTTTATGTAATTGTTCTTAATTGGTTAATTTTGGAAGGTTACTGTGGTGATactagaatattgttggatacaATGTTACCGCAAAGTATTTTTCTCTGGACTGAATTTATGCTGGCTAGGGAAACTAAATATTGGGTTGCACAAAACATATTTGATCAATCGCTGGTTGGAAATATCAGTTTTACAGTTCATATGGAAGAGGTTCAGGAATGTTTTGTTACATCAACTTCAAATTCAAGTCAGAATCTACTAAACTGCATAAGTGTGAAGGTTGGTGGATTATGTTATACGTCTGCGAGAAGTGGAAAATATTTCTGCGATAGCCCGGTTCTCGCTAGAACGCTATTTGATCGAGGGAAGTTGTTTGAAGCTATCAATAGGTATTCGTATCACACTACAAGTAATTCTCATCTCAGTTTTGGTATACTTATTTTTAGTTTGTTGGAAGTGATTCGAAGGTATTCCTGTTATGTTAAGTGTAGTTCAAAATCATTTCTAGATACCCtttcttcttgtgtgttttttattttgtggAAAATTTTGAAGGATGAATACAATGGGGATTCTTTTTATGAGCTTATTCTTCAACATGGGTACCAATTAGATTCAAGGCTTATAAATTCAATTACGTTTGTATTGGTTGAAGAATGTGATAATTTTTATGACAGGAATCTGTTTGCGGAATTGTCATACAGATATAGTATCACGAGTCATGGTGGCGGTCATATTTTGTGTTTGCTCGAG GAGCGAATTTTCACCGGGAAAGTACTATGGTTATTACTAGTTGTGGTGTCGTTGGAACAACTATAG
- the LOC113349033 gene encoding uncharacterized protein LOC113349033 isoform X5 has protein sequence MIKSISMGVEEESLDFELNITSFLFEEQIDDKLEVNSLFSRSTGEFTQKSPISPVPDEDNFQATSKTHFSSAVGAKPASHKFEFIPSSSDGHKENLMFLHYQEGYCGDTRILLDTMLPQSIFLWTEFMLARETKYWVAQNIFDQSLVGNISFTVHMEEVQECFVTSTSNSSQNLLNCISVKVGGLCYTSARSGKYFCDSPVLARTLFDRGKLFEAINRYSYHTTSNSHLSFGILIFSLLEVIRRYSCYVKCSSKSFLDTLSSCVFFILWKILKDEYNGDSFYELILQHGYQLDSRLINSITFVLVEECDNFYDRNLFAELSYRYSITSHGGGHILCLLEERIFTGKVLWLLLVVVSLEQL, from the exons ATGATCAAATCCATTTCCATGGGTGTCGAAGAGGAATCTCTCGATTTCGAGTTGAATATTACTTCGTTTTTATTTGAGGAACAAATTGATGATAAGTTGGAAGTAAATTCCCTTTTTTCAAGATCAACGGGTGAGTTCACTCAAAAATCTCCAATTTCCCCAGTACCAGATGAAGATAATTTCCAAGCTACATCTAAAACTCACTTCTCTTCTGCAGTTGGAGCTAAACCCGCGTCTCACAAATTCGAATTCATTCCTTCTTCTAGTGACGGCCATAAGGAGAATTTGATGTTTCTGCATTACCAAGAAG GTTACTGTGGTGATactagaatattgttggatacaATGTTACCGCAAAGTATTTTTCTCTGGACTGAATTTATGCTGGCTAGGGAAACTAAATATTGGGTTGCACAAAACATATTTGATCAATCGCTGGTTGGAAATATCAGTTTTACAGTTCATATGGAAGAGGTTCAGGAATGTTTTGTTACATCAACTTCAAATTCAAGTCAGAATCTACTAAACTGCATAAGTGTGAAGGTTGGTGGATTATGTTATACGTCTGCGAGAAGTGGAAAATATTTCTGCGATAGCCCGGTTCTCGCTAGAACGCTATTTGATCGAGGGAAGTTGTTTGAAGCTATCAATAGGTATTCGTATCACACTACAAGTAATTCTCATCTCAGTTTTGGTATACTTATTTTTAGTTTGTTGGAAGTGATTCGAAGGTATTCCTGTTATGTTAAGTGTAGTTCAAAATCATTTCTAGATACCCtttcttcttgtgtgttttttattttgtggAAAATTTTGAAGGATGAATACAATGGGGATTCTTTTTATGAGCTTATTCTTCAACATGGGTACCAATTAGATTCAAGGCTTATAAATTCAATTACGTTTGTATTGGTTGAAGAATGTGATAATTTTTATGACAGGAATCTGTTTGCGGAATTGTCATACAGATATAGTATCACGAGTCATGGTGGCGGTCATATTTTGTGTTTGCTCGAG GAGCGAATTTTCACCGGGAAAGTACTATGGTTATTACTAGTTGTGGTGTCGTTGGAACAACTATAG
- the LOC113349033 gene encoding uncharacterized protein LOC113349033 isoform X2, with translation MIKSISMGVEEESLDFELNITSFLFEEQIDDKLEVNSLFSRSTVGAKPASHKFEFIPSSSDGHKENLMFLHYQEGKPFNPEANFVVGFQSNRVASHEVNNFNTFSQNNNRIENSRELNVLKKLSSVECLDCCLDFDRILFDLGKDKLKFDPILGFPYCVGFQFLDRLYREIVLKLAYDSGYQSDGFSSDSIVRLLANYGVRNNDRLYLYAFFYVIVLNWLILEGYCGDTRILLDTMLPQSIFLWTEFMLARETKYWVAQNIFDQSLVGNISFTVHMEEVQECFVTSTSNSSQNLLNCISVKVGGLCYTSARSGKYFCDSPVLARTLFDRGKLFEAINRYSYHTTSNSHLSFGILIFSLLEVIRRYSCYVKCSSKSFLDTLSSCVFFILWKILKDEYNGDSFYELILQHGYQLDSRLINSITFVLVEECDNFYDRNLFAELSYRYSITSHGGGHILCLLEERIFTGKVLWLLLVVVSLEQL, from the exons ATGATCAAATCCATTTCCATGGGTGTCGAAGAGGAATCTCTCGATTTCGAGTTGAATATTACTTCGTTTTTATTTGAGGAACAAATTGATGATAAGTTGGAAGTAAATTCCCTTTTTTCAAGATCAACGG TTGGAGCTAAACCCGCGTCTCACAAATTCGAATTCATTCCTTCTTCTAGTGACGGCCATAAGGAGAATTTGATGTTTCTGCATTACCAAGAAGGTAAACCCTTCAATCCTGAAGCTAATTTTGTGGTGGGTTTTCAAAGTAATAGAGTTGCATCTCATGAGGTAAATAATTTCAATACATTCagtcagaataataatagaattGAGAATTCGCGGGAGTTGAATGTTTTGAAGAAACTGTCTAGTGTAGAATGTTTAGATTGTTGTCTTGATTTTGATCGAATCTTATTTGATCTTGGAAAAGACAAATTGAAGTTTGATCCTATATTGGGGTTTCCTTATTGCGTGGGTTTTCAATTTTTGGATAGATTGTATAGGGAAATTGTTCTAAAGCTTGCTTATGACAGTGGGTATCAATCAGATGGGTTTTCTAGTGATTCAATTGTTCGTCTGCTAGCTAATTATGGTGTTAGAAATAATGATAGACTCTATTTGTATGCATTTTTTTATGTAATTGTTCTTAATTGGTTAATTTTGGAAGGTTACTGTGGTGATactagaatattgttggatacaATGTTACCGCAAAGTATTTTTCTCTGGACTGAATTTATGCTGGCTAGGGAAACTAAATATTGGGTTGCACAAAACATATTTGATCAATCGCTGGTTGGAAATATCAGTTTTACAGTTCATATGGAAGAGGTTCAGGAATGTTTTGTTACATCAACTTCAAATTCAAGTCAGAATCTACTAAACTGCATAAGTGTGAAGGTTGGTGGATTATGTTATACGTCTGCGAGAAGTGGAAAATATTTCTGCGATAGCCCGGTTCTCGCTAGAACGCTATTTGATCGAGGGAAGTTGTTTGAAGCTATCAATAGGTATTCGTATCACACTACAAGTAATTCTCATCTCAGTTTTGGTATACTTATTTTTAGTTTGTTGGAAGTGATTCGAAGGTATTCCTGTTATGTTAAGTGTAGTTCAAAATCATTTCTAGATACCCtttcttcttgtgtgttttttattttgtggAAAATTTTGAAGGATGAATACAATGGGGATTCTTTTTATGAGCTTATTCTTCAACATGGGTACCAATTAGATTCAAGGCTTATAAATTCAATTACGTTTGTATTGGTTGAAGAATGTGATAATTTTTATGACAGGAATCTGTTTGCGGAATTGTCATACAGATATAGTATCACGAGTCATGGTGGCGGTCATATTTTGTGTTTGCTCGAG GAGCGAATTTTCACCGGGAAAGTACTATGGTTATTACTAGTTGTGGTGTCGTTGGAACAACTATAG
- the LOC113349033 gene encoding uncharacterized protein LOC113349033 isoform X4, translated as MIKSISMGVEEESLDFELNITSFLFEEQIDDKLEVNSLFSRSTGEFTQKSPISPVPDEDNFQATSKTHFSSAVGAKPASHKFEFIPSSSDGHKENLMFLHYQEGKPFNPEANFVVGFQSNRVASHEVNNFNTFSQNNNRIENSRELNVLKKLSSVECLDCCLDFDRILFDLGKDKLKFDPILGFPYCVGFQFLDRLYREIVLKLAYDSGYQSDGFSSDSIVRLLANYGVRNNDRLYLYAFFYVIVLNWLILEGYCGDTRILLDTMLPQSIFLWTEFMLARETKYWVAQNIFDQSLVGNISFTVHMEEVQECFVTSTSNSSQNLLNCISVKVGGLCYTSARSGKYFCDSPVLARTLFDRGKLFEAINRYSITSHGGGHILCLLEVKRVNPHCGILI; from the exons ATGATCAAATCCATTTCCATGGGTGTCGAAGAGGAATCTCTCGATTTCGAGTTGAATATTACTTCGTTTTTATTTGAGGAACAAATTGATGATAAGTTGGAAGTAAATTCCCTTTTTTCAAGATCAACGGGTGAGTTCACTCAAAAATCTCCAATTTCCCCAGTACCAGATGAAGATAATTTCCAAGCTACATCTAAAACTCACTTCTCTTCTGCAGTTGGAGCTAAACCCGCGTCTCACAAATTCGAATTCATTCCTTCTTCTAGTGACGGCCATAAGGAGAATTTGATGTTTCTGCATTACCAAGAAGGTAAACCCTTCAATCCTGAAGCTAATTTTGTGGTGGGTTTTCAAAGTAATAGAGTTGCATCTCATGAGGTAAATAATTTCAATACATTCagtcagaataataatagaattGAGAATTCGCGGGAGTTGAATGTTTTGAAGAAACTGTCTAGTGTAGAATGTTTAGATTGTTGTCTTGATTTTGATCGAATCTTATTTGATCTTGGAAAAGACAAATTGAAGTTTGATCCTATATTGGGGTTTCCTTATTGCGTGGGTTTTCAATTTTTGGATAGATTGTATAGGGAAATTGTTCTAAAGCTTGCTTATGACAGTGGGTATCAATCAGATGGGTTTTCTAGTGATTCAATTGTTCGTCTGCTAGCTAATTATGGTGTTAGAAATAATGATAGACTCTATTTGTATGCATTTTTTTATGTAATTGTTCTTAATTGGTTAATTTTGGAAGGTTACTGTGGTGATactagaatattgttggatacaATGTTACCGCAAAGTATTTTTCTCTGGACTGAATTTATGCTGGCTAGGGAAACTAAATATTGGGTTGCACAAAACATATTTGATCAATCGCTGGTTGGAAATATCAGTTTTACAGTTCATATGGAAGAGGTTCAGGAATGTTTTGTTACATCAACTTCAAATTCAAGTCAGAATCTACTAAACTGCATAAGTGTGAAGGTTGGTGGATTATGTTATACGTCTGCGAGAAGTGGAAAATATTTCTGCGATAGCCCGGTTCTCGCTAGAACGCTATTTGATCGAGGGAAGTTGTTTGAAGCTATCAATAG ATATAGTATCACGAGTCATGGTGGCGGTCATATTTTGTGTTTGCTCGAGGTAAAAAGGGTGAACCCGCATTGTGGAATTCTCATTTGA